From Bacillus basilensis, a single genomic window includes:
- the mobB gene encoding molybdopterin-guanine dinucleotide biosynthesis protein B, with the protein MGKAPSILQIVGYQNSGKTTLVEKIVHALAERKMKVATIKHHGHGGFPEVAQKDSERHRKAGAVVSSVEGAGLLSLSSLREEWSLQEIIRLYEFFEVDTILIEGYKKESYSKVVLLRSEEDVELLHKVENIVAVITWHDAPANLREEYKVFHITEEELYIDWFLQTVRSAK; encoded by the coding sequence ATGGGCAAAGCCCCTTCAATCTTACAAATAGTAGGGTATCAAAATAGCGGGAAAACAACACTTGTAGAGAAAATTGTGCATGCATTAGCTGAACGGAAAATGAAAGTTGCTACAATTAAACATCACGGGCATGGAGGGTTTCCAGAAGTAGCGCAAAAAGATAGTGAAAGGCATCGAAAGGCCGGTGCTGTCGTAAGTAGTGTAGAAGGCGCTGGATTACTTTCACTATCGTCATTAAGAGAGGAATGGTCCTTGCAAGAAATTATTCGCTTATACGAGTTTTTTGAAGTGGATACAATTTTAATTGAGGGCTATAAAAAAGAGAGCTATTCGAAAGTGGTGTTACTTCGTTCTGAAGAAGACGTTGAACTTTTACATAAAGTAGAAAATATAGTAGCGGTTATTACGTGGCATGATGCTCCGGCAAACTTACGAGAAGAATATAAAGTATTTCATATAACAGAAGAAGAGTTGTATATAGACTGGTTTTTACAAACGGTAAGGAGTGCGAAATGA
- the moeA gene encoding molybdopterin molybdotransferase MoeA, with protein sequence MVEKRIPIQVAEAVERVMEYAKNGEVEEVSITESYGRILGEDVVSDHDVPHFNRSPYDGFAIRAEDTKEAKQENPVEFEVIGEIGAGSVFLDEVGPFKAVRIMTGAAIPADCNAVVMLELTEGFEQNGKTYMKLKRPFNSGDNVSFKGEDIKQNQVLIKKGAVINPGVAALLATFGYSTVKVVKQPVVGIVTTGSELLEVHESLQPGKIRNSNSYMIAAQIRKAGGKVRYYGQLADELEACFTAVQSAMNEVDILITTGGVSVGDYDYLPAIYERLQANVLFNKIAMRPGSVTTVAEVDGKLLFGLSGNPSACYVGFELFVHPVIKTYLYENEPHVYRADAILQKDFPKPNPFTRFVRAKVTIVDGALQAMPVGLDKSSAVSSLADANAFIVLPGGTRGFEAGMKVSVLLLEHAEGSDWPWAKPLQSYK encoded by the coding sequence ATGGTAGAAAAACGAATTCCAATTCAAGTTGCTGAGGCAGTAGAGAGGGTAATGGAATATGCGAAGAATGGTGAAGTAGAAGAGGTTTCTATTACGGAAAGTTACGGGAGGATTCTTGGGGAGGATGTTGTCTCTGATCATGATGTCCCTCATTTTAATCGTTCTCCTTACGATGGTTTTGCAATTCGAGCAGAAGATACGAAAGAAGCAAAGCAAGAAAATCCAGTTGAATTTGAAGTAATAGGAGAAATCGGAGCGGGATCTGTTTTTTTAGATGAAGTAGGGCCTTTTAAAGCGGTTCGTATTATGACTGGGGCAGCTATTCCAGCGGATTGTAATGCAGTCGTAATGCTAGAACTGACGGAAGGTTTTGAGCAGAACGGAAAAACATATATGAAGTTAAAGCGTCCTTTTAATAGTGGTGACAATGTGTCATTTAAAGGAGAAGATATAAAGCAAAATCAAGTTCTTATTAAGAAAGGTGCTGTAATCAATCCAGGTGTTGCCGCCTTATTAGCGACGTTTGGATATAGTACTGTGAAGGTTGTAAAACAGCCTGTTGTTGGGATTGTCACGACAGGAAGTGAATTACTAGAAGTACATGAGTCGTTACAGCCGGGGAAAATTAGGAATAGTAACTCTTATATGATTGCAGCTCAAATTAGGAAAGCTGGAGGGAAAGTTCGTTATTATGGCCAACTTGCCGACGAGTTAGAGGCTTGTTTTACAGCTGTTCAATCGGCGATGAATGAGGTTGATATTTTAATTACGACAGGCGGGGTGTCGGTAGGAGACTATGACTACTTGCCAGCTATTTATGAAAGATTACAGGCGAATGTACTTTTTAATAAAATAGCAATGAGACCAGGAAGTGTTACGACAGTAGCTGAAGTTGATGGAAAGTTACTTTTCGGTTTATCAGGAAATCCATCAGCTTGCTACGTAGGCTTTGAGCTATTTGTGCATCCGGTTATAAAAACATATTTGTATGAGAATGAGCCTCACGTATATAGAGCTGATGCTATTTTACAAAAAGATTTTCCAAAGCCAAATCCGTTTACTCGTTTTGTGAGAGCAAAGGTGACAATCGTGGACGGGGCATTACAAGCGATGCCGGTCGGTTTAGATAAATCGAGTGCTGTATCTTCACTTGCGGATGCAAATGCTTTTATTGTGTTGCCTGGAGGAACGAGAGGATTTGAGGCAGGGATGAAAGTGTCTGTATTATTGCTAGAGCACGCTGAGGGAAGTGATTGGCCATGGGCAAAGCCCCTTCAATCTTACAAATAG
- the moaC gene encoding cyclic pyranopterin monophosphate synthase MoaC, with amino-acid sequence MSSFTHFNDQGRAKMVDISDKKTTVRTAIACSSIIVTKEIYDKISHNEIGKGDVLAVAQIAGIMAAKRTSDIIPMCHPLLLKGVDVSFDWKQSEEQYRLLIEVKVKTEGSTGVEMEALTAASATALTVYDMCKAVDKGMIIGETYLLEKTGGKSGDYTRKP; translated from the coding sequence ATGTCTTCATTTACACACTTTAATGACCAAGGACGCGCGAAGATGGTTGATATAAGCGACAAAAAAACAACCGTTCGAACAGCAATCGCATGCTCTAGCATTATCGTTACAAAAGAAATTTACGATAAAATCTCTCACAATGAAATTGGGAAAGGTGATGTATTAGCAGTTGCACAAATCGCAGGTATTATGGCTGCGAAACGCACTTCTGATATTATTCCAATGTGCCATCCTTTATTATTAAAAGGTGTTGACGTTTCTTTCGATTGGAAACAATCTGAAGAACAATATCGATTACTTATTGAAGTAAAAGTTAAAACAGAAGGTAGCACCGGTGTTGAAATGGAAGCTTTAACAGCTGCTTCCGCTACCGCTCTTACCGTGTACGATATGTGTAAAGCTGTTGATAAAGGTATGATTATTGGCGAAACGTACTTACTTGAAAAAACAGGTGGAAAAAGTGGAGATTATACGAGAAAGCCTTAA
- a CDS encoding molybdopterin-synthase adenylyltransferase MoeB, whose amino-acid sequence MQERYSRQILFSGVGEEGQRKIREKHVLIIGAGALGAANAEAIVRAGVGKITIADRDYVEWSNLQRQQLYTEEDAKQYKPKAVAAAEHLKAINSEVEINPVVTDVTVQEMEELVNDVDLILDATDNFETRLLINDISQKYNIPWIYGGCVGSYGVTYTILPGKTPCFRCLMEHPASGATCDTAGIIQPAVQLVVAHQITEALKILVEDFGALRETMLSFDLWNNQQMAFKVNRQKKETCLSCGRLRTYPSLTFEAQTKTEVLCGRNTVQIRPGVRNEFNLEEIKKRLQRSVDVKATPYLLSFPVEEFRFVLFTDGRAFIHGTNDINVAKRLYARYIG is encoded by the coding sequence ATGCAGGAGCGATATTCAAGACAAATATTATTTTCTGGTGTTGGAGAAGAAGGACAGAGAAAAATTAGAGAGAAGCATGTGCTTATTATTGGTGCTGGTGCTCTCGGTGCAGCGAATGCAGAAGCGATTGTTAGAGCAGGGGTTGGAAAAATAACAATTGCGGATCGTGATTATGTAGAATGGAGCAATTTACAAAGACAACAATTATATACAGAAGAAGACGCAAAGCAGTATAAACCGAAGGCGGTAGCAGCGGCAGAACATTTAAAAGCAATTAATTCTGAGGTGGAAATAAATCCGGTTGTAACGGATGTAACGGTGCAAGAAATGGAAGAGTTAGTGAATGATGTAGATTTAATATTAGATGCGACAGATAATTTTGAAACGCGTCTTCTTATTAATGATATTTCACAAAAGTATAATATTCCGTGGATATATGGTGGTTGTGTCGGAAGTTACGGAGTAACGTATACAATTTTACCAGGAAAAACACCGTGTTTTCGCTGTTTAATGGAGCATCCGGCGAGCGGGGCAACATGTGATACGGCTGGTATTATACAGCCGGCAGTGCAATTAGTAGTTGCGCACCAAATAACCGAAGCGCTGAAAATATTAGTAGAAGACTTTGGGGCGCTTCGCGAAACGATGCTATCGTTTGATCTTTGGAATAATCAACAGATGGCATTTAAAGTGAATAGGCAGAAAAAAGAAACGTGTTTATCTTGCGGAAGATTACGTACATATCCGAGTTTAACATTTGAAGCACAAACGAAAACAGAAGTGTTATGTGGCCGGAATACAGTACAAATCCGTCCAGGTGTACGGAATGAATTTAATTTAGAAGAAATTAAAAAGCGCTTACAAAGAAGTGTGGATGTAAAAGCTACTCCGTATTTATTATCATTTCCGGTAGAGGAATTTCGTTTTGTTTTATTTACAGATGGCAGGGCGTTTATTCATGGGACGAATGATATAAATGTAGCAAAACGTTTATATGCAAGATATATAGGTTGA
- the moaA gene encoding GTP 3',8-cyclase MoaA, translating to MQEMVTDFFGRPLQDLRISVIDRCNFRCTYCMPAEVFGPDYAFLKDEFLLTFDEIERLAKLFVSIGVRKIRLTGGEPLLRKDLTKLIARLVKIDGLVDIGLTTNAIHLTKQAKALKEAGLHRVNVSLDAIDDDIFKDINGRNINTKPVIKGIMAAKEAGLDVKVNMVVKKGMNDHQVLPMAAYFKEQGITLRFIEFMDVGSTNGWNFDQVVTKRELIEMIHSVYPLEPAEAHYFGEVAKRYRYVGTNVEVGFITSVSESFCSSCTRARISADGKFYTCLFATEGLDIRELLRGNLSDDELISVIQDVWMNRKDRYSDERTEESAKNRPKIEMSYIGG from the coding sequence ATGCAGGAGATGGTTACAGATTTTTTTGGACGCCCACTTCAAGATTTGCGCATATCTGTCATTGATCGTTGCAATTTTAGATGTACATATTGTATGCCAGCGGAAGTTTTTGGGCCAGATTATGCTTTTTTGAAAGATGAGTTTTTACTGACGTTTGATGAAATTGAGCGTTTAGCAAAACTATTTGTTAGTATCGGTGTACGAAAAATTAGACTTACTGGTGGCGAGCCACTACTTCGTAAAGATTTAACAAAGCTTATTGCGCGTCTCGTGAAAATTGATGGATTAGTAGATATAGGGTTAACGACAAATGCGATTCATTTAACGAAACAAGCAAAAGCATTAAAAGAAGCTGGATTACATAGAGTAAATGTTAGTTTGGATGCAATAGATGACGATATATTTAAGGATATTAATGGCCGGAATATCAATACGAAACCTGTTATAAAGGGAATAATGGCTGCAAAAGAGGCCGGTCTTGATGTAAAGGTAAACATGGTTGTGAAAAAAGGGATGAACGATCATCAAGTGCTTCCAATGGCTGCATATTTTAAAGAGCAAGGAATCACGCTTAGGTTTATTGAGTTCATGGATGTTGGTAGTACAAATGGATGGAATTTTGATCAAGTCGTTACGAAGCGAGAGTTAATTGAGATGATTCATAGCGTGTATCCGCTTGAGCCAGCTGAAGCACATTATTTCGGTGAAGTTGCGAAGCGATATCGTTACGTTGGAACAAACGTCGAAGTCGGTTTTATTACTTCTGTTTCTGAGTCATTTTGTTCCTCTTGTACGAGAGCGAGAATTTCGGCAGATGGAAAGTTTTATACTTGCTTATTTGCGACAGAAGGACTCGATATAAGGGAACTTCTTAGAGGGAATCTTTCGGATGATGAGTTAATAAGCGTTATACAAGATGTATGGATGAATAGAAAAGATAGGTATTCGGATGAACGGACAGAAGAAAGTGCGAAGAATCGTCCGAAAATTGAAATGTCTTATATAGGAGGATAA
- a CDS encoding spore germination protein has protein sequence MGINLRKVKIINNTGAVNVGDCYDISPLAVAKVYAGAGGSSAAIFLNGKRQSEAVIRTSVFLPPLATSTRTLGS, from the coding sequence ATGGGGATTAACTTGCGGAAAGTAAAAATTATAAATAATACAGGGGCTGTTAATGTTGGTGACTGTTATGATATCTCACCTTTAGCTGTAGCAAAGGTATATGCAGGTGCTGGAGGGTCGAGTGCGGCTATTTTTTTAAATGGGAAAAGACAGTCAGAAGCAGTGATTAGAACATCAGTGTTTCTTCCGCCATTAGCAACGAGTACACGTACATTAGGTTCATAG
- a CDS encoding rhodanese-like domain-containing protein — MTEVKTITTEEVQERLENGETLFLVDVREDEEVAAGKIPEAVHIKMGDIPNRVDFFDKENEYIFICRSGMRSENVCHYLNEQGFKTVNMVGGMLQYEGETK; from the coding sequence ATGACAGAAGTTAAAACAATTACTACAGAAGAAGTGCAAGAGCGTTTAGAAAATGGAGAAACGTTATTTTTAGTAGACGTGAGGGAAGATGAAGAAGTGGCGGCAGGAAAGATTCCAGAAGCTGTACATATTAAAATGGGCGATATCCCAAATAGAGTAGATTTCTTTGATAAAGAGAATGAATATATCTTTATTTGCCGTTCGGGAATGCGTAGTGAAAATGTATGTCATTATTTAAATGAGCAAGGCTTTAAAACAGTGAACATGGTTGGCGGTATGCTTCAATATGAAGGTGAAACGAAATAG
- a CDS encoding homoserine O-acetyltransferase, with product MQFVKKEKFVLKEFTFENGRTIPVQMGYETYGTLNRERSNAILVCHYFSATSHAAGKYTAHDEESGWWDGLIGPGKAIDTNKYYVICTDNLCNVQVKNPYVITTGPKSINPKTGDEYAMDFPVFTFLDVARMQYELIKDMGIPRLYAVTGPSAGGMIAQQWAIHYPHMVERMIGVITNPQNPIITSVNVAQNAIEAIQLDPSWKGGKYGEEQPMKGLHLANRMMFMNAFDENFYETAFSRNSIEMAHYQEFSALTTFEKEINKLTYRSIELVDANSWMYTAKAVLLHDIAHGFSSLEEALSNIEANVLMIPCKQDLLQPSRYNYKMVDILQKQGKYAEVYEIESINGHMAGAFDIHLFEKKLHEFLNRKVSSFA from the coding sequence GTGCAATTTGTAAAAAAAGAGAAGTTTGTTTTAAAGGAGTTTACATTTGAAAATGGTAGGACAATTCCTGTTCAAATGGGGTATGAGACGTATGGTACTTTAAATAGAGAAAGGTCAAATGCGATTTTGGTTTGTCATTATTTTAGTGCAACTAGTCATGCGGCAGGTAAATATACAGCGCATGATGAGGAATCTGGCTGGTGGGATGGTTTAATTGGACCTGGAAAAGCAATTGATACAAATAAATACTATGTTATATGCACTGATAATCTTTGTAATGTACAGGTGAAGAACCCATATGTGATTACGACAGGACCGAAATCGATTAATCCGAAAACTGGAGATGAATATGCGATGGATTTTCCGGTTTTTACATTTCTTGATGTAGCTCGTATGCAGTACGAGTTAATAAAAGATATGGGAATCCCAAGGTTATATGCTGTAACGGGACCGTCAGCTGGCGGGATGATTGCGCAGCAATGGGCTATTCACTATCCTCATATGGTAGAGCGGATGATTGGTGTTATTACGAATCCGCAAAATCCAATTATTACGTCAGTAAATGTAGCACAAAATGCAATTGAGGCTATTCAACTGGATCCAAGTTGGAAGGGCGGAAAATATGGAGAAGAGCAGCCAATGAAGGGGCTTCATTTAGCGAATAGAATGATGTTCATGAACGCATTTGATGAGAATTTTTATGAAACGGCATTCTCGCGTAATAGTATAGAAATGGCGCACTATCAAGAGTTTTCTGCATTAACAACATTTGAGAAAGAGATAAACAAACTGACATATAGAAGTATAGAGTTAGTAGATGCAAATTCGTGGATGTACACTGCGAAGGCAGTTTTATTACATGATATTGCGCATGGATTTTCTTCATTAGAAGAGGCTCTTTCTAATATAGAAGCAAATGTACTTATGATTCCGTGTAAACAAGATTTGCTTCAGCCGTCACGTTATAATTATAAAATGGTAGACATTTTGCAAAAACAGGGGAAATATGCGGAAGTGTATGAGATAGAAAGTATAAATGGGCATATGGCGGGAGCATTTGATATTCATTTATTTGAAAAGAAATTGCATGAGTTTTTAAATCGGAAAGTATCTAGTTTTGCGTAG
- a CDS encoding spore germination protein has protein sequence MIWNWLRKKKKSNTTEKNETGNSEQQPSNQEDDNKEQTRSMKHNKDSNDEQQKEESKESSQDKQGDSTQNKQQHSKQNNSAQDQQQHSKQDESSQGQQQHSKQDEPAQDQQQHSKQNNSAQDQQQHSKQDESSQGQQQHSKQDEPAQDQQQHSKQNNSAQDQQQHSKQDESSQGQQQHSKQDEPAQDQQQHSKQNNSAQDQQQHSKQDESSQGQQQHSKQDEPAQDQQQHSKHENLAHDKQQHSKQNNSDQGQQQSSGSNSIYDFSKPEKDRIHSLQDLLEKLKKSSDFVNYHTSDDDTMPYWISYYRPSLDGEKLQNYLMPTLLEHSCSSLEELKEHIPMSGITITNDLQKIEDMVLKGHAIIQLNQQEQKCMLANIAIDTYRAPSPPLNESTVIGPQEGFVEAIDTNINLVRKRLPVLDLQTKEMIIGEFSKTKVVIMYLDNLAEKENVDFLEESLRALEYDQINDSAYLQELMGEKSIFPLYINTERTDRVTKALIDGKIAIFVDGSPNVLLTPVSYFDFFISPEDYNVSWLYATFSRVLRLIAVLFSICAAPLYVAVLNYHYELIPSDLLETLILSRAQVPFPPLIEALFLELVIDLLREAGARLPMKVGQTLGIVGGIVIGQASVQAGLTSNILLIIVALSALASFITPIYKMGNAVRLLRFPFLFFAEIGGLFGISLGFIFLFTHLFRLTSLRKPYALFYPTRQQSVKDSWIRFPLTMIDTRDVQARPQHVKKSTKGISTKHRSDFDD, from the coding sequence ATGATTTGGAATTGGCTACGTAAGAAGAAAAAATCAAATACAACAGAGAAAAACGAAACAGGTAACTCGGAGCAACAACCTAGTAATCAAGAGGATGATAACAAAGAACAGACTAGAAGTATGAAACATAATAAAGATAGCAATGACGAGCAACAAAAAGAGGAAAGCAAGGAATCTTCCCAGGATAAACAAGGTGACTCGACTCAAAATAAACAGCAACACTCTAAACAAAACAACTCGGCTCAGGATCAGCAACAACACTCTAAACAAGACGAATCTTCTCAAGGGCAACAGCAACACTCTAAGCAAGACGAACCGGCTCAAGATCAACAGCAACACTCTAAACAAAACAACTCGGCTCAGGATCAGCAACAACACTCTAAACAAGACGAATCTTCTCAAGGGCAACAGCAACACTCTAAGCAAGACGAACCGGCTCAAGATCAACAGCAACACTCTAAACAAAACAACTCGGCTCAGGATCAGCAACAACACTCTAAACAAGACGAATCTTCTCAAGGGCAACAGCAACACTCTAAGCAAGACGAACCGGCTCAAGATCAACAGCAACACTCTAAACAAAACAACTCGGCTCAGGATCAGCAACAACACTCTAAACAAGACGAATCTTCTCAAGGGCAACAGCAACACTCTAAGCAAGACGAACCGGCTCAAGATCAACAGCAACACTCTAAACATGAAAACTTGGCTCACGATAAACAACAACACTCTAAACAAAATAACTCGGATCAAGGGCAACAGCAAAGCTCTGGAAGTAATAGTATTTATGATTTTTCGAAGCCAGAGAAAGACCGTATTCATTCTCTACAAGATTTATTAGAGAAGCTGAAAAAGTCTAGTGATTTTGTTAATTATCACACATCTGATGATGATACGATGCCTTATTGGATTTCTTACTACCGTCCTTCACTTGATGGAGAAAAGCTTCAAAATTATTTAATGCCTACACTTTTAGAACACTCTTGTTCTTCTCTTGAGGAGCTAAAAGAACATATTCCAATGAGCGGTATTACAATTACGAATGACTTACAAAAAATTGAGGATATGGTTTTAAAGGGACATGCGATTATTCAATTGAACCAACAAGAGCAAAAGTGTATGCTTGCAAACATTGCAATTGATACTTACCGGGCACCAAGCCCTCCTTTAAATGAATCAACAGTTATCGGTCCGCAAGAAGGTTTTGTAGAGGCTATTGATACGAATATTAATTTAGTACGAAAACGCCTTCCTGTTTTAGATTTACAAACAAAAGAAATGATTATCGGTGAGTTTTCAAAAACAAAGGTTGTCATAATGTATTTAGATAATCTTGCCGAAAAAGAGAATGTAGATTTTCTAGAAGAATCATTGCGAGCTCTTGAATATGATCAAATTAATGATAGTGCTTATTTACAGGAATTAATGGGTGAAAAATCAATTTTCCCACTCTATATCAACACAGAACGCACTGATAGAGTCACAAAAGCCCTTATTGATGGCAAAATTGCAATTTTTGTTGATGGTTCACCAAACGTTCTATTAACTCCTGTATCCTATTTCGATTTCTTTATTTCACCAGAAGATTATAATGTCTCTTGGCTTTATGCTACATTTTCAAGAGTTTTACGACTTATCGCTGTCCTTTTCTCAATTTGTGCAGCCCCATTATATGTTGCCGTTTTAAATTATCATTATGAACTCATTCCAAGCGATTTGCTCGAAACATTGATTTTATCGAGAGCACAAGTCCCATTCCCACCTTTAATTGAAGCACTATTTTTGGAATTAGTTATCGATTTATTAAGAGAAGCTGGTGCAAGGTTACCGATGAAAGTCGGTCAAACACTCGGTATTGTAGGTGGTATCGTAATCGGGCAAGCATCAGTACAAGCTGGATTAACGAGTAATATTTTATTAATTATCGTTGCCTTATCAGCACTTGCTTCCTTTATTACACCTATTTATAAGATGGGTAATGCCGTTCGCTTACTACGTTTCCCATTTCTCTTCTTTGCAGAAATAGGAGGACTCTTCGGTATCTCTCTTGGATTTATCTTTTTATTTACTCATCTATTTAGACTAACGTCTTTACGCAAGCCATATGCTCTTTTTTATCCAACTAGGCAACAGTCCGTAAAAGATTCATGGATTCGTTTTCCATTAACAATGATTGATACAAGAGATGTACAAGCAAGACCACAACATGTAAAAAAATCAACAAAAGGGATTTCAACAAAACATAGATCGGATTTTGATGATTAA
- a CDS encoding spore germination protein, translated as MSKVQERYQISPIFVFFLIHSAQFGAGVLGFARIIAKVAGYDGWIGVLITGICIHILIWMMYYSLKNTEGNLIDLHKQLFGKWIGNGISLIFMAYFFIVSISVVRTYVEIIQVWMFPSASTWMLTFFLCLISYYIISSGFRVITGICVISVGGTLGYLFLSLFILKFSHWDNLLPMFSHSFTDILKAAQLSIYSMTGFEIFLMVYPFVKEPEKSHKFAQYGALFSNFLYLFSTILAFTFFSEKQLLKTIWSQLSMTQVIKLPFIERLEYIAISGYALVIITSFILPLWAATRGTHEIFRVKQRGILIAFMLITLVVSQLLTNRHDINDFISNTSKVSFWLIYIYIPILFIIVWVKKKWTKPKEN; from the coding sequence ATGAGTAAAGTTCAAGAAAGATATCAAATATCCCCTATCTTTGTTTTCTTCTTAATTCACAGTGCACAGTTTGGTGCTGGCGTTCTCGGATTCGCTCGAATTATAGCAAAAGTTGCTGGATATGATGGCTGGATCGGGGTTCTAATCACAGGAATCTGTATCCATATTCTTATATGGATGATGTATTATTCACTAAAAAATACAGAAGGGAATTTAATTGATTTACACAAACAGCTTTTTGGAAAGTGGATTGGAAATGGTATTAGTCTCATTTTTATGGCTTATTTTTTTATTGTAAGCATTTCTGTTGTTAGAACATATGTCGAAATTATTCAAGTATGGATGTTTCCTAGTGCATCCACCTGGATGCTCACATTCTTTTTATGTTTAATAAGTTATTACATTATTTCATCAGGATTCCGCGTCATTACAGGAATTTGTGTTATTTCCGTTGGTGGAACATTAGGTTATCTTTTTCTAAGTCTTTTCATTTTGAAATTCTCACATTGGGATAATTTACTTCCAATGTTTTCACATTCTTTTACAGATATTTTGAAAGCAGCTCAACTATCCATTTATAGTATGACAGGATTTGAAATTTTCCTTATGGTTTATCCTTTTGTTAAAGAACCAGAAAAATCCCATAAATTTGCACAATATGGTGCATTATTCTCTAACTTCTTATATTTATTTAGTACGATTCTCGCTTTTACATTCTTTAGCGAAAAACAACTACTCAAAACAATTTGGTCTCAACTGTCCATGACACAAGTTATTAAGCTTCCTTTTATCGAGCGACTTGAGTATATTGCTATTTCCGGTTATGCTCTCGTTATTATTACAAGCTTTATTCTACCTTTATGGGCCGCTACTCGAGGAACGCATGAAATCTTTCGTGTAAAACAACGAGGTATTTTAATTGCATTTATGCTTATCACCTTAGTTGTTTCACAACTTTTAACAAATAGGCATGATATTAATGATTTTATTAGTAATACATCTAAAGTTAGTTTTTGGCTTATATATATATATATCCCAATTCTATTTATTATTGTGTGGGTGAAAAAAAAATGGACAAAACCAAAAGAAAATTAA
- a CDS encoding Ger(x)C family spore germination protein, with product MDKTKRKLILLICISVFSLTGCLQKNIIDDVQLIQGAAFDTAKDNKVKVTFVCPIQKKGNKVQVYEGTGNAVKQVKADTSLESSQPFASGQMRVALFTTKIAKKGLSTSFDTLIRDVNIGNSLYVGLLEGSGTELFKGKYSTSYNVAIYIKKMLEHNMDTGPLPTDNLYLGAFRYYREGQDSYMPILKKHGDKIKITGIGLLKKDKLVGTIKYHDMFVFKGLLEKHRLDSHEFKTNPGYAMINNIHSVPTYEVTIKNGKPSFYIHVKMQARIQELSRKFNLENKKNTQKIAKAVEKQLDAKATKLIKQFKSLNVDPLGLGAKYRQHYRPFKLEEWRKMYKDVPIKVKYTVNITNSGVIE from the coding sequence ATGGACAAAACCAAAAGAAAATTAATACTTCTTATTTGCATCAGTGTCTTCAGTCTAACTGGTTGTTTACAAAAAAATATTATTGATGATGTTCAGCTCATTCAAGGAGCTGCCTTCGATACAGCAAAAGATAATAAAGTAAAAGTTACATTTGTTTGTCCCATACAAAAAAAGGGAAATAAAGTTCAAGTTTACGAAGGAACAGGAAACGCAGTAAAACAAGTAAAGGCAGATACATCTTTGGAATCTTCGCAACCGTTCGCAAGCGGGCAAATGCGTGTTGCCTTATTCACAACAAAGATTGCTAAAAAAGGATTATCAACTTCCTTTGACACATTAATTCGTGATGTGAATATTGGTAACTCACTGTATGTTGGACTATTAGAAGGCAGTGGTACTGAACTATTTAAAGGAAAATATAGTACCTCTTACAATGTTGCGATTTATATAAAAAAAATGTTAGAACATAATATGGACACTGGGCCATTGCCAACTGACAATTTATATTTAGGTGCCTTCAGGTACTACCGTGAAGGACAAGATTCTTATATGCCTATCCTAAAAAAACATGGAGATAAAATAAAAATTACTGGTATCGGTCTTTTGAAAAAGGATAAGTTGGTCGGAACAATTAAGTATCACGATATGTTTGTTTTCAAAGGACTGCTAGAAAAACACCGCTTGGACTCACATGAATTTAAAACCAATCCTGGCTATGCAATGATTAATAACATCCATTCCGTTCCTACCTACGAAGTAACTATAAAAAATGGAAAACCTTCTTTCTATATTCATGTAAAAATGCAAGCTCGTATTCAAGAATTATCTCGAAAATTCAACTTAGAAAATAAAAAGAACACGCAAAAAATAGCGAAAGCGGTTGAGAAACAGTTAGATGCGAAAGCTACAAAACTAATTAAACAGTTTAAATCCTTAAATGTTGATCCTCTTGGACTCGGAGCAAAATATAGACAACATTATCGCCCATTTAAATTAGAAGAATGGCGAAAGATGTATAAAGATGTACCAATTAAAGTGAAATACACTGTAAACATTACAAATTCTGGTGTAATTGAATGA